The DNA window AGATTAAAGGGGATAAAGCACTATTTGAGAATGCTCAGAGGTGCAAGAATCATATATTTTACTTGATCAAGCATCCAAGAGCTTGCCCTAAATTCATTCTGAGAGAGATTGatagatattaattttaatttggtgCGGGGAAATACATACAAATGAAATTACCCTTTATTTGGTTCTAAAACCCTAATGGACAACCAAACGAGAATCAGAACACCAAAACTTCATCTAATTTTTAGGATAACATTTTGATAAATggaaatatgaatataataagtATAACTATTCTTTCAGCGAACAAGGAGACGACAAACTAGAATTCTAAAGGCCACAATCGGgagttttaatttatatcttAATCGAATCTTAGTCAGAGTTCTTATCAAGAGAGGTTGGAAGAATGAGTGTGTATTGGATAAGAAAGGTCTAGTGGAGACTCATAGCTCAATGGTAGAGCGCAATAACTCATATCCTCAAGGTCATGGGTTCGACTTTCGAGTCTTCACGTccgaatcatttaaaaataaaggaaaGGTCTAGGGTCTAGTGTCATAAAAACGGCGTTTAAAAGATATGTCCTTGTAAATATGAGAAAATTTAGCAAGTTGGGCTGTccaaacaatataattttaggTGATTGTAAATTTGAAAAGTTGATTAAAGGAGATATGTAAATATGGTATTTAAACtctttactaaaaaaataataaaacatgcAGCTGAATATAAGGGATGCTAATTTGATGTGCAATTATGCATTAAATGTTTTGCATAGGAATGAAGGATGGATACAACAAAAGTTCATCAAAATGCAAGAAACTTGTTACATGAGAGGTTCTCAGGGTTAGGGGTTTCTAACCCTAACAAAGGCTGAGGTGGCCGAAAAGGTGAGTCAGCTCTAGAATAAGATGTTCTAACAACAAGCATTTGTTTTATGTTAATAATTAGTTGCCGGTCAAGCCAagcatttattttttgtaaataatGAGTTGGCGGTCAAGCCAAGCATctatatttatgttaataatttcttttcttggCGATCCAAGTCAAgcatctatttattttaataattacttGGGACAGTTACAGCCATATTAAGGAAGGAATGGGAGAATATCATCATATCATTGAATATTAATTCTCTCTCAAGGGTTAAACTAACTCATCTCATATcattcaatctcttcttcttacCTATTTGTATTCTAACATTCTCTCTTCAACTTCAATTGTAGATAATCATACAATTGTTGATTATTCTATCTCAACTCGTACTCTTCTTCAAGGTACAATCCCTAATTTAAGCTAGAATAACTGTTGATTCTAATTCCTAGAATATCAGCTTGTTGATGAGGCAGGGCGGCTGAAATTGAAAGCTAGGGTtttgaggataaaataaaaGGGTTTAGGCCTTCGCTACTAATGGGCCGACAACTAAAAAGATTGGTCTGCTTTGTTATGGTCTGGAgctaaattaaaatacaaaaaatggCTGATGGACCTTTCAGGTAGGCTTGTGGATTAGTTAAGGGGCTATTTTGAAGTCTTCTACATATTATGGTCCACTTATGGATTTTAAAGATAAAGGATAAAGAAAGACAAATATCCAACTGCTCCAACATTCAAGAATAGCACCAGAAGTTTCTTCTAAATTCTAAATTGACCCTTAAAGTTATGAAGGATGCACATGACTAACTCAACTCTTGCAAAACAGTCTCCAAAGCTCTTTTCACTTTTTCGAAGTCAAAGAAGTCCTAATGGGGAAGTAGTGTAAGTTTGTAACGTTTAGTAGGGTTAGGGATTAATTGATAGTATGTAAGCCCTtagattgattatattagttaatatagtCCCTGAGTTGTTGGTAGTTTTAATAAGTGGGACCTTATGATTATAAATTGGGTGACCTAGCTAAGGATTAAAAGATGAAGGAAATATCAACACAGTTTACACTCTCTCTCGGCTATGGAGATTCTCCATGCTCCTCATCTAAGGTTTAGGTCATTCATTTCTCATCTCTTTCTTTAAATCTATCTCACCTCCattacaaaccctaaccctaaatataGGAAGTCTAACACAATATTGCTAATCAAGCATAGAATTGGtgaaaaaaactttaataatttgGAGCAAGAGATAACAAAGACTAAGcaaagaatttatatatatattagataaatattattatttgacagTTCATagtattaattagttattttcaGTTATGAAAgtagtataaataataaattataatatgtaatGGTATGTTAAATATTGATTAAGAATTGTCTATTCTTTCTATGggttctcttcttcttctaaaggtttcttctcttctctctcccTCAAATGGAATTCTTAAATGGAATTTTTTATCACGgatatagtttaaaataaactttttaacgAAGTGTAACAAGCGGAAGGGGATGAGATCACAAAATACAATAGAAGATAGAATGGAATAGCCTAAGTCCTTAGATGAGAAGCATGGCCTCCATAGCCGAGAAAAGTGTAAAACTCTGTTGTTCATTGATTCCCTCTTTCAGCTAGGTCACCCTATTTATAACTATAGGGTGCCACCTATTCTAAATTTCTAACAACTAACAACTTGGGGACtaaatattaactaatataataaacttaAGTGCACTATTTAGAGCCCTAACTAATAACCTTAATCCTATTAACACGTGACACAGAATTGAGCAAGAGATAAACAGGGAACCAATATACTTCTACTATTTGGTTTTCTTCACCTCAAGGATCTCATTACCTACAGCAAACAGGATACTACTTCCCACCTAATGTATCTGCAATAATAGATACTTGGAGAGTTTTTGAACCTTCTAAAGGCGAACCAGAAAAACCAGTCACATAACAGAATGAAGGCATGATAACCGTATATAGCACAGAAATCTAAGGACTTGCTACAAGAATTACATTTGTATATTGGATGCATGCTTAAACAGAGGAAACAGCAGTGCTTCTTAGCAAGAAAGCCATTGGGTCATCATTTCTTTATGACATATTACACCCATGTGATATACACAATACCACATTTTGCCTCACTTAAATGTGTCATACTTGGTTAGACAAAGAGGTATAGAAGgcatcaatataaaaaatactacTACCAAGATTATAAGTAATTTTGTACTTGGGCTTCTGCCCTTATTTTGCACaaatgagaaagaaaaagaagaaaattgcaTAGACATAACAAGAAGCCATATGATGAAGCTAAACAGAACCATGTCAATACATCTAATCAAACAAGAAAGATATATCATAAAGTCTGGAAACTGAAAGAGAAGGTaagtcatatttaaaatatgagcAAACTTGACTTACTATGGTATAGTTCTTCTTGTCCACTCCATAGCCCTTTACATATAAATATCCCATTCCATTATATGCAGAATAAAGTTGCTGCTTAGAAGCCAGAGTTAGCCATTCAAGTGCCTTCGTATAGTTTCTCTCCACACCAGCTCCCCTAGCATATATCTCACCAAGAAGTTCCATTGATCTTGGCTCCCCCTTATCCACAGCTTTGGAGAACCAAGACAATGCTTTGGGATGATCTCGTCTTATTCCTCTCAGTCCAAAGTAGTAAAATATCCCAACTTTGTACATTGCTCCTGCATTTCCTTTCTGGGCCTGGTATTCTAATATCTGGAAATCCTCATCATCTTCTCCTCTGGACTTTCTTAAAGCCTCCTTGTTCTCCTCAGCTCCAGTATGAATCCTCACTGGTTCAATCACAGGCGAGTCCTTTGATATCAAAAAGCTATTAATAGCTACTTCCGCTAGTTCAGCATACAGCTTAACTGCCTTTTCATGCATCTACACCCATACAAGACAAAAGCTGTTACCATCTACTTGTAATATGATCTTATATTCACAAATTCGATCTCAGGACTCAATGCTAATATGCAAACCGCCCTTTAACATGCTAGAACATTACCTCTTGACGAGTATACGTGTAAGCTAGAACCATCTTTGACTGCATATTCCCGCTCTCAGCGGCAAAATGATGGTACATAAACGCCTTCGCTTTGTTCCTCTCTCGCATCATCCCCATATCATACAGAAACCCTAAAGTTGACTGCGCATGCGGGTATCCACCTGCAGCAGCGGCCTCAATCTCTGATGCTGCCTCTTCCATGATTCTAGGATCGTCGAGACTGATGGACGAAGCGATCTTACTAACTCCGGAGTAGTACAGCGCCTCGTCATCGCTTGTGTCGACGGGATCGCTGCCACCTGTTGTGATATCGTCTTCGAAGATTGGCCTCCAGGACCCTGGATCGATCTCTTCATCGGGTTTGGCCTCGGATTCACCAAGCTCGTCCCAATCGTCGCCGTCTACGGCGGAAGGGGTCGGAGGGTCGATGAGATCGTCCTGTGTGAGGAGAAGGACGTAACGAGCGGTGGCtgagagaaagagaagagagaaaacaAGAAACAAGATTAGAAGAGTGCGATTTCGCATAGCTATCTATCTATCTTGTTTAATCTTTCTTCTCTAATCTGTGTTTGAGCTCTATCTTTTTCTCTTCCCTGTCTCCAATGGCGATGGACTGAGATATTGGAAAACAAAACCGGCCAAAGTGTTAAAACTGATAGAAGACCGGTTTATTTTAGAAAGttgtttttgtttctctttCGGAGTAACACTAATTCTCGCGAAATTTAAACATACTCAAACGAACCGAATTTGCTGTCTCATAGGCTCTTACCCAAGTTGTTAAAGAAGTTGGAATATTCAACTTTTATTGTCATTATACTAGAAAAGATGAAAACCGATCATATactaacttaaaataaaaaatagaccAAGATAACcgttttttaaatagttaaaagcAAGTAAGTTTATTGGTCGActtatcataaataaaatcttgAGTGAAACGTCCAATGTTTTTTCTATTGTATTACTCGGTGAAATCTAGCCTCCTCTATGTGGACTCGAGTTTCTTTCCTAATCTATTTAACTCTctgttcatattttataagaaaacatTTCAGAAATGTATATGagaatgaaatgaaaatatcaattaagaaaaaacaaataacaactCTACTCATAAAAAATTGTGCTAAATTGTTTATAaggtttttccttttcttttgttcatgtatatttttcttaaatgggtATATATAAGGTCTTGATTTAGAACATGTATACTGGCATTAATTTTGCATATTGTCCTTTAATGTTGTTCttagttaatgaaatgaaaatatatcattaaaagGTTTTGATGATCATGTAATCACTCGAATGACGAATTATCTACAATCGTGTTGAAATAAACATAGTCGGTCTAGTGAAGTCATACATTGTCATTCCTTATTATTGCTTATTATTGTTgtgatatctaaatattttggtcaatgacatgtttaatattttttcttaaaaaaaaaattaatatgaaataacGTTCGAATAGTTTCGCGAataaatttagatataaaaaagaattaatgttaGAGAATTACTTGAatgaaaaaatgatattttaaatgggGCGTAAGATGATAATTCCTTATTCATGGGATATATTATGTTAACAAgatataaatttctttaaagTTGGTTATTGttacattttatttacaaaGATGGTCTATGTGACTTCTAATGAAAGAAGTTGTggaattttaaatttcttttaaagatttcgttttttttttatgtatggTGGAATCTTGAAGAAAAAtagatgaataaaaaaattgtgtattatggttagtcgatACAAAATGTGTTACGAAGAGGTCGAAACGACAcatcacttacttttgcattgcaAATGAGTGtctcacttacttttgtattgCAAATGAGTGACTGCAATTTAGAGCCTATTTAGTGATCGCGGTCAACCGATGCGTTTATTTtacaacaatattattttgacgATATATGATGTCTTTTCTAAACAATTAGTTAAGTCACTCGGTGaacttaataattttctttaaaaattttgatctcgttaaaaaatattaagtttttggGTTGATAATCAAATTTTGATtcaaccaaataaaaaatatacatttagtAAAGTCAAATTGAGGAGAAAATATACacttactattttaaaaatcattaatcccttatataaaaaaacttactaatttaattttaaaattagaattccaTTTAGTTGCCTAATAACCAttctaataattaaaactaaacaacAAATTAGtctaaaatatattacttactaatttaactttaaaatcaatatagataattaaaaatattttttattttatttttcatttaaattttttttactgaaataattttcagttttttaatttatttaaatttattattattttttttattttagtttctttgtttaatataaaattaaaaaataataatataattattttttattaaataataatattataaattaaaataaaaaatatttatcaattatttaatacatgtgaaaatattatgaatagatataaataattaaataatatatatatatatatatatatatatatgataattgatattttttactaaaattgtTCTTTTTCATTTAGGTCCATTGAAATTTAAGTGTGCCTCAAATCTTATGTTTGATGAGCTTTAATTAGGTTGAAATTTCTTTTAAAGTTATAACCCAATAATACATAGTCTCTACATTTTAAGTTAAAGGCTGTTTTAATTCATTTGTTGATATAAGATGAATAATTAAACAAGTGATAATgggaatttgaggaaatgatcTCAAAGATGGGGTTATTTGAGGTGGAGgcaaaagataaatttaattgcgTTCGTggtctattatttttttttttacaaaattgcCCCTTTCGCGAAAAAATGgattaagttttatataaatactcaaattttttcatttcattcattttctttctctctctgctCTTGTTCGACGGCGGCGACGAAGGCTACGACGATGGCGACTACGGTTAGGGCGACGTAggaaaacatcaaaaataagaAAACCCTAACACCCTAACCCTGAATCGATGTTCATCATATTGTTCttaattctattattttcatttcaaacgatttatgttgttcttaatcaaacattaaccctaaatcaatttaatatgttcttattgttcatatttgttcatattattgttcatatttgtcgataatgatatttgcagatcatatgggttccgtttcaAGGAAGATTCatttcgcgttacgcgaagcggcacgatcggcacgcgaagcggcacgatcggcacgcaaagcggcacgatcggcacgcaaagcggcacgatcggcacgcaAAGCGGCACAGTCGGCACGCGAAGCAACACGATCGTCACGCAAAGGTACATCGCGTTACGTGAAGGcacatcgcgttacgcgaaacgACACGATTGGCACGCGAAACGGCACGGTCGgcacgatcgtcacgcgaaACGGCACGATAGGCACGCGAAGGcacatcgcgttacgcgaaggcacatcgcgttacgcgaagcggCATCGCGTCACGTGAAGGCACATTGCGTTACGCGTAGCGGCACGGTGGTCACGCGAAGGGTCATCCCTTGTAGCGAAGGGCCATCCCTTGAGCGTTTTGTTTTACCTTCTAACTCGGATTTTTTTGGCTATATTCGTTGTTTAATGTTCTTTGCATCTTTTGATATTGTAAGATTGCCTAGAAAGACAACTGTTTAAGGTGATTAATAATAAACCTATTGTATATTTTTCACTAGTTTTAGTGCATGATTATCCAATTGTTGGATTATCTAAAATTTAGTTCTTTGTGACAATTATTTTTTGAGCAATTTATAAGGCCttgttgttttcaaataaccttaatTACTATATAAGTTATAGATTCTTaaatgagtttatttgaaattaatctcaaatcgATTAAGATTTACACCTATAGACTGAGACGAAACATAGTAGATAAAAGATTGATAGAGTTGATGATACAATGTTTGTTCATAATATTCAGcataaccctaaacctattCAAATTAAAACCTTTAAATACTAAGTAAACATTAGCAAAAGTCTCAACCATAGTTAAGAACTTAATTGATAATGCAAGACAGACAAATAGGCCTGAATATGAGCATATAACATAttctttaatcaaacaaaacaaagaaaatcatTCTTCATTCAGCTGAAAAACAATAAGAATCGAATTTGGTGTTTTACATAAATCTAAGTACAACTCTGTGTCGCTTCGCGTAACACTCTGTGtcgcttcgcgtaacgcgacgtgccttcgcgtgacgatcgtgcCGTTTCGCATGCCGATCGTGCCGTTTTGCGTGCCAACCGTGCtgcttcgcgtaacgcgatgtgCCTTCGCGTAACGTGATGTGCCTTCGCGTAACGTGATGtgccttcgcgtgacgatcgtgcCGCTTCGCGTGCCATTTCGCGTAACACGATGTGcattcgcgaaacgcgaagtatttagcgaaacgcgaagtgaatcttccctgaaacggaacccatatgatctgcaaatatcatcatcgacaaatatgaacaataagataaacaaaaatatgaacaaatatgaaccaatatgaacaaattaaattgatttagggttatggtttgattaagaacaacataaatcgtttgaaatgaagataatagaatAAGAACAATATGATGAACATCGATTCAGGGTTATGGTGTTAGGGTTTTCTTATCTTTGATGTTTTTCCTACGTCGCCCTAGCCGCAGTCGCCTTCGTTGAACAAGAGTAGatgagaagagagaaaagagagaaaggaaatgaatgaaatgaaaattttgagtatttatataaaacctaatccacttcgcgaaacgctacgctaagggacttagcgtttcgcgaaaagggcaatttcgtcaaaaaaaaaataaaagaccacgaaacgcaattaaatttatcttttgtCACCACCTCAAATAACCCCATCTTtgaggtcatttcctcaaatttctcgtgataatatatatatatatatatatatttattatattttaaaaaaaaactcatttttacctcaatttataattttgaattattaaaattatttttaaaatttttatacgGATTCATTgcaaagaattaaaataaataaataatttagaaaatggtaacatataatcaaattttaaaataattaatttcgatttaaataaaatatgaaagagATATAAATAACtagacaaattaaataaaccaaccaaaataaatattttagaaaataaatattttaatattaatattgatttattttacatgaattaaaaaagaaaataaaaaaagtcaaaGCATCTGGTCAACAAGTTAATACCAAACAAATAAAAGAGTAATCAAACCTGACTTAACTGAAGTGATGTGAATAGACTACAAATTGAAGGACATCTGCAAGCTTTACTTATTGACAAAGCaaagcaaataaaaaaaataaatgatcataataattaattaaggaaattgcGGGACCCACCTCCATTTCCATTATCAGAGACATATGAAGACACCTATTCACTTTTTGGTGTAAGAGatctttttcaataaatttgttataaatttatatattttaaaataacttaaacaaaattaatttttttaattaattatttctcaaaaatcatgttatttattttattaacaaaaatactatttattttaaattactattttttactAGAATTTGAGTTTGCTTGTGTTCTAATATAGTGTATTTCTAAATTTGAATGATATGAATACATTGTTACTGTTATTTGTAAGCTGTTGGTTAATTTATTTGTtctattcctcttgaattcataGTTGCTGtgtatttgattattattctCAGTCTGCTCAGAGGTACTTTAGAATATGTATGCATGTTTGTGGATATTTGGCTTGAATGGTAACATAGTTTGGAAGAAGATTGTATGTATGGTGAACgtctttttgtctttttttttttattttttttttattttttttttatgatgaatATGAATAGATGAAGCTGGTCTCACAACAACTTAGTAGGCAACTGGGTATGAAGGTTGAACTGAGAAGTTGCAGTCAGGACTTGGGATGGCAACGGTTCACAGCAGGGAATGCATTTATCATCCTCGCTCTATTTTTATTTCGGGgaactttttaatatcattctcgtctcATTCGGTTTCGGAAAATCCCCACGAGACactgtttataaaaatatttttaaaaaattaaaaaattatacaatataattatataaacgaattttttaatataatatatatcgtaatatattaaaattttatatatttataaagaaataaacttataatttttataaaatataaagaataaataaatatattaatgattttatatatttaattgtgtttataataTTCGAGATAGAATTGAGGTGAGATCGGGGCGGGTCAAGCAGGGGACACAAATACTATCCTCGCCCCATCCACATTCGATTTCGGGAAAAAACCACTCCAAACAAACAGCTAATTAGGGCAGAAAACATCTTGCTCAAAATAATCGGGAGAGGGATTTACCTGAAGCAATTCGGTTCAGTTTCAAGTTTCCatccttaataaaaaaaaaaaaaaaaaaaacctgcCCAAAATTTGAACCCGAATTTATTTACTCAATATCAATCATTGTGCAATTATGCCaactatcttttttttttcttacttatcCTCATACGTAGACTATACCAATTCATATATACCagaaaatcaaattaaagaaCCCTATTTGATTTCTGATTTAGTTGCCTTCGTATTATTTGCATTCAAGACTCTTTATCAATTcagaaaaatctaaaaaatatataaaatggctaaatatattttttaaaaaaatataaaagaataatggCTTAAGTCCTTGTTtgaaatctatttattttttctaattttaatctATCACGTTCTTTTTAGGTATTATTGAGATCACGCCTTCATCTACATGTATTCATTTCGATTTTACCTATTTATTTTCTATACCATGATGATAACATAAACGCATGCACTAAAAACAGATTGATACAAACCTTTAGTCACATTATTATGTTTAGATTTATCCTTAGACACATGTACTAAGTAGattaaataaacaaagtataaaagaaatattttgtataaaatggCTAAAGTTTATAATAGAGACcatttgttaaattaagtttaaaagggaaaaatggggaaaattgttaaattaagattaaagggGAAATCGATAATTAAAATGGATTATGAAAAACgctttaattgattaaaatgaacacacatagttttgatgatgttttgatgaatgaataaaactaaattcAACAATATTTTAATGCGCAAGTAAACTCAGCAGACTCGCTGACAGAAAACTTACTCAATAAGCTGAAGAAGCGTTGGCAACTGAGTTGCCATAAGTAGAGTTGAAAAAGCGCTGACAGCTGAGTTACCATCAGCAGAACTGAAGAAACGTTAACAGATAAGTTGTCATCAATAAATCTGAAGAAGTGCTGACAGTAGAATTGCCATCAGTAGAGATGAAGAAGCGTTGGCAGTTGAGTAGCTCAACAACAGAGTTGCGCTAACAGTTGAGTTGTCATCAGTAGAGCTGAAGAAGTGCTGGCAGCAGAGTTGCCATCAATAAAactgaagaagcgctaacagCTGAGTAGCCCAACAACAGAGTTGCGCCAACTACTGAGTAGCCCAACAATAGAGTTGCACTAACAGTTGATTAGCCCTTCAGCAGTGTTGCACCAACAGGTGTGTTGCGCCAATAGCTGAGTTCATTATCAGTAGAGTAGCTCATCAGCAGAGCTCGCTATCAGCAGAGTAGCTAGCAATTGAGTTGATCAATAACTGAGTGCACTATCAGCAGAATAGCGCATTAGTAGAGCTTGCTATCAGCTGAGTT is part of the Impatiens glandulifera chromosome 1, dImpGla2.1, whole genome shotgun sequence genome and encodes:
- the LOC124919131 gene encoding ERAD-associated E3 ubiquitin-protein ligase component HRD3A-like, giving the protein MRNRTLLILFLVFSLLFLSATARYVLLLTQDDLIDPPTPSAVDGDDWDELGESEAKPDEEIDPGSWRPIFEDDITTGGSDPVDTSDDEALYYSGVSKIASSISLDDPRIMEEAASEIEAAAAGGYPHAQSTLGFLYDMGMMRERNKAKAFMYHHFAAESGNMQSKMVLAYTYTRQEMHEKAVKLYAELAEVAINSFLISKDSPVIEPVRIHTGAEENKEALRKSRGEDDEDFQILEYQAQKGNAGAMYKVGIFYYFGLRGIRRDHPKALSWFSKAVDKGEPRSMELLGEIYARGAGVERNYTKALEWLTLASKQQLYSAYNGMGYLYVKGYGVDKKNYTIAKEYFEKAAENKEAGGYYNLGVMYLKGIGVRRDVKTACEFFMEAANAGQPKAFYQLAKMFQTGIGLKKNLPMATSLYKLVAERGPWSSLSRWALESYLKGDVGKAFFLYSRMAELGYEVAQSNAAWILDKFGEHSLCMGETGYCTDAERHLRAHTFWWQASEQGNEHAALLIGDAYYYGRGTERDYVRAAEAYLHAKSQSNAQAMFNLGYMHEHAQGLPFDLHLAKRYYDQALQIETAAKLPVTLALTSLWMRKNHADSFLVNLIDTLPDLFPKVEAWVEDVLLEEGNATILTLIVCLLTVLYLRERQRRQALVPPLPHPHDNGVQNFAFE